One Tenebrio molitor chromosome 2, icTenMoli1.1, whole genome shotgun sequence genomic region harbors:
- the LOC138123212 gene encoding ejaculatory bulb-specific protein 3-like — protein MILVALLVLASVQVALFEEYIIPDNIDIDDILKNDRLLKNYVNCVLDKGNCTPEGERLKKAIPESLQNGCSKCNDKVKEGTKKVIHHLIEKKPDMWKELEARYDPNGDYKKKYKDLIEKEGLAI, from the exons ATGATTCTAGTTGCTCTGTTAGTTCTTGCTTCAGTACAAGTTGCTCTTTTCGAAGAGTACATCATTCCTGACAACATCGACATTGACGACATCCTGAAGAATGACCGcctgttaaaaaattacgtgAACTGTGTCTTAGATAAGGGAAACTGTACACCTGAAGGCGAGCGGCTTAAAA aGGCAATTCCGGAATCACTCCAAAATGGATGTTCGAAGTGTAATGACAAAGTTAAGGAAGGCACAAAGAAAGTTATTCACCATCTCATAGAAAAGAAACCTGATATGTGGAAAGAACTGGAGGCCAGATATGATCCAAATGGTGACTACAAGAAGAAATATAAAGATCTTATAGAAAAAGAAGGCTTGGcgatataa
- the DppIII gene encoding dipeptidyl peptidase 3 isoform X2 has protein sequence MSSELDKSQYVLPLDQPIVSLEVASAFNGLTDKEKLYSHYISQASWTGGLITFLQTSPESGPIFVLLHKVFSSQNLKDLKNAAIKAGLTEDEVKAFLIYTCGVFSNAGNYKGFGDSKFVPSISEETLEKLLEASSAWPQIKALWSKLKGPMYDLSSGKTCLGYSPHGCTTYMSQNCIPEDNQRVQDWMKTQQIEGYNTRLFKTVSEDGKIDYEIRLASKEEGELKSETFGNMTFRLTKGDYSPLIGRVAASLEHAAKHAANSVQANMLNSYAQSFITGSLNLHKDGSRYWIKDKGPAVETYIGFIETYRDPAGVRGEFEGFVAIVNRAMSAKFTTLVSQAEDFLPLLPWCKGFEKDKFLRPDFTSLDVLSFASSGIPAGINIPNYDDIRQSEGFKNVSLGNVIPASYQMSVTPFLSKSDAELIQKWRVASFELQVGLHELLGHGSGKLLHRAADGKLNYPSTLLDPLTGKPPASCYEPGDTYDSRFGPLSSSYEECRAEAVGLYLSLEPAVLKIFGHEGKQAEDVLYVNWLSLVWNGIGRALETWDPKRGWLQAHAQARYVLAKVLLQAGVASVTQPKEGDLLVTLDRSALRGAGRAALGNFLLQLQVYKATANVEAAQRLYQHYSEVTEPWVSWRAIVLANKQPRKIFTQANTVLVGSKVELKTYEESPEGMIQSWVERFPKPEPLYEAILDLSASDEHHFI, from the exons ATGAGTTCAGAACTGGACAAGTCTCAATATGTTTTACCATTAGACCAACCCATAGTTTCTTTAGAAGTGGCGTCAGCATTTAACGGCTTAACTGATAAGGAAAAATTGTATTCGCATTATATCAGCCAAGCATCATGGACTGGGGGCTTAATCACCTTCTTACAAACAAGTCCAGAATCAGGAccaatttttgtacttttgcaCAAAGTTTTTTCATCTCAAAACCTAAAAGACCTTAAGAATGCAGCTATTAAAGCTGGGTTGACTGAAGATGAAGTTAAAGCTTTCCTCATTTATACCTGCGGAGTTTTTAGTAATGCTGGAAATTAcaag ggATTTGGGGATTCAAAATTTGTTCCAAGTATTTCTGAGGAAACACTAGAAAAACTTCTTGAAGCGAGTTCTGCCTGGCCTCAAATTAAAGCACTGTGGTCTAAATTAAAGGGGCCTATGTATGATCTTAGCTCAGGAAAAACCTGTTTAGGTTATTCTCCTCATGGGTGTACGACTTATATGTCGCAAAATTGCATCCCAGAAGATAACCAGCGAGTGCAAGATTGGATGAAAACACAGCAAATAGAAGGTTACAATACACGTTTATTCAAAACTGTATCTGAAGATGGAAAG ATTGATTATGAAATTCGTTTAGCTTCAAAAGAGGAAGGTGAGCTGAAGAGTGAAACTTTTGGGAATATGACATTTCGACTGACCAAAGGTGATTATTCACCACTGATTGGACGAGTTGCTGCGTCATTAGAACATGCGGCAAAGCATGCAGCAAATTCTGTTCAGGCCAACATGTTGAATTCTTATGCCCAATCTTTTATTACTGGCTCACTCAACCTTCATAAAGATGGTTCACGCTATTGGATTAAAGATAAGGGACCAGCTGTAGAAACTTACATAGGTTTCATAGAAACCTACCGAGACCCAGCAGGAGTTAGAGGCGAATTTGAAGGGTTTGTGGCTATTGTTAACAGAGCTATGTCTGCAAAGTTTACAACTCTAGTTTCACAAGCTGAAGACTTTTTACCTTTATTACCTTGGTGTAAAGGATTTGAGAAAGATAAATTCCTAAGACCGGACTTTACTTCACTTGATGTTTTAAGTTTTGCCTCAAGTGGAATTCCAGCAGGAATCAACATTCCAAATT ATGATGACATACGACAGAGTGAAGGTTTCAAAAATGTCTCGCTGGGAAATGTGATACCGGCAAGTTATCAAATGTCCGTGACACCCTTCCTAAGCAAATCAGACGCCGAGCTAATACAGAAGTGGCGAGTGGCTTCTTTCGAACTGCAG GTGGGTTTGCACGAACTGCTGGGTCACGGATCCGGAAAATTGCTGCACCGTGCGGCCGACGGAAAACTGAATTATCCCAGTACTTTGCTAGACCCCCTAACCGGAAAACCACCCGCTAGCTGTTACGAACCAGGCGATACCTATGATTCACGTTTTGGACCTTTGAGTTCGTCTTACGAAGAATGTCGCGCCGAAGCTGTCGGTCTTTATCTCAGTTTGGAACCGGCCGTGTTGAAGATCTTCGGTCACGAAGGTAAACAAGCCGAAGACGTTCTCTACGTGAACTGGTTGTCGTTGGTTTGGAACGGAATCGGTAGAGCGTTAGAAACTTGGGACCCTAAGCGCGGGTGGCTTCAAGCTCACGCTCAG gCGAGATACGTTTTGGCCAAGGTTTTGCTTCAAGCAGGAGTCGCCAGTGTAACTCAGCCCAAGGAAGGTGATTTACTGGTGACCTTGGATCGATCCGCATTAAGAGGCGCCGGAAGAGCCGCACTCGGTAACTTCCTGTTGCAGTTGCAAGTGTACAAGGCAACGGCCAATGTCGAGGCTGCGCAACGGCTGTATCAGCATTATTCCGAAGTTACTGAGCCGTGGGTCAGTTGGAGAGCAATTGTGTTGGCTAATAAACAGCCCAGGAAAATATTTACTCAAGCTAATACTGTGTTGGTCGGCTCGAAAGTCGAGTTGAAAACTTACGAAGAGTCACCAGAGGGGATGATTCAGTCTTGGGTCGAACGTTTCCCCAAACCTGAACCGCTCTACGAAGCTATTTTAGATTTAAGTGCCTCTGATGAGCaccattttatttaa
- the DppIII gene encoding dipeptidyl peptidase 3 isoform X1 — MFQCKVILDNTSASFHTDSHITGLFKCHCKHNVRIRSVKIRLDCIEYVNVGRWFNFVKYDNYNVIYSAEEIVYSAKRGVKQISKTEMVYPFKIYIPRDLPSTFHHTYGKVFYVVTGTIVPFIWNDFTDSFVITVDSPVEMRAMTRSFQKENFFYKETTFRRFGFRREGKLIMQICLPRIAFVAGDIIDFKVFVKNDSSEKVKCLGVKFSKRVKFKPLNYTNTYKQYVETILKFKKDGIDAKAERIYNIRVNFPEVLDIPNLQSCSLIKLEFILKIWCQMPIFLKDNVIEIHPEMGHHFTGFRMSSELDKSQYVLPLDQPIVSLEVASAFNGLTDKEKLYSHYISQASWTGGLITFLQTSPESGPIFVLLHKVFSSQNLKDLKNAAIKAGLTEDEVKAFLIYTCGVFSNAGNYKGFGDSKFVPSISEETLEKLLEASSAWPQIKALWSKLKGPMYDLSSGKTCLGYSPHGCTTYMSQNCIPEDNQRVQDWMKTQQIEGYNTRLFKTVSEDGKIDYEIRLASKEEGELKSETFGNMTFRLTKGDYSPLIGRVAASLEHAAKHAANSVQANMLNSYAQSFITGSLNLHKDGSRYWIKDKGPAVETYIGFIETYRDPAGVRGEFEGFVAIVNRAMSAKFTTLVSQAEDFLPLLPWCKGFEKDKFLRPDFTSLDVLSFASSGIPAGINIPNYDDIRQSEGFKNVSLGNVIPASYQMSVTPFLSKSDAELIQKWRVASFELQVGLHELLGHGSGKLLHRAADGKLNYPSTLLDPLTGKPPASCYEPGDTYDSRFGPLSSSYEECRAEAVGLYLSLEPAVLKIFGHEGKQAEDVLYVNWLSLVWNGIGRALETWDPKRGWLQAHAQARYVLAKVLLQAGVASVTQPKEGDLLVTLDRSALRGAGRAALGNFLLQLQVYKATANVEAAQRLYQHYSEVTEPWVSWRAIVLANKQPRKIFTQANTVLVGSKVELKTYEESPEGMIQSWVERFPKPEPLYEAILDLSASDEHHFI; from the exons ATGTTTCAGTGTAAAGTTATATTAGATAATACCAGCGCCAGTTTCCATACTGACTCGCATATTACCGGATTGTTTAAATGTCATTGCAAGCACAATGTTAGAATTAGAAGTGTGAAAATTCGATTAGACTGCATCGAGTATGTAAACGTGGGCAGGTGGTTCAATTTTGTAAAGTACGATAATTACAACGTGATATACAGCGCCGAAGAGATTGTTTACTCTGCCAAAAGAGGAGTCAAGCAAATCAGTAAAACGGAGATGGTTTACCCTTTCAAAATCTACATACCTAGAGATTTGCCATCGACATTTCACCATACATATGGCAAAGTATTTTACGTAGTAACAGGAACGATAGTTCCTTTTATCTGGAACGACTTCACGGATTCTTTCGTAATCACGGTCGATTCGCCGGTGGAAATGCGCGCAATGACTAgaagttttcaaaaagaaaatttcttttacaagGAGACGACCTTTCGACGTTTCGGTTTCCGCAGAGAAGGAAAATTGATCATGCAGATATGCTTGCCTAGAATAGCTTTCGTCGCTGGTGACATCATTGATTTTAAAgtgtttgtcaaaaatgatTCCAGCGAAAAAGTAAAGTGCTTGGGAGTGAAATTCAGCAAACGAGTCAAATTTAAACCGTTAAATTATACGAACACTTACAAACAGTACGTTGAAACCATTCTGAAGTTTAAAAAGGACGGAATTGATGCAAAGGCGGAACGTATCTATAATATAAGGGTAAACTTTCCAGAAGTGTTAGATATACCCAATTTGCAGTCTTGCAGTTTGATTAAACTcgagtttattttgaaaatatggtGTCAGATGCCTATTTTCTTAAAAGATAATGTTATTGAAATACATCCAGAGATGGGACATCATTTTACAGG TTTTAGAATGAGTTCAGAACTGGACAAGTCTCAATATGTTTTACCATTAGACCAACCCATAGTTTCTTTAGAAGTGGCGTCAGCATTTAACGGCTTAACTGATAAGGAAAAATTGTATTCGCATTATATCAGCCAAGCATCATGGACTGGGGGCTTAATCACCTTCTTACAAACAAGTCCAGAATCAGGAccaatttttgtacttttgcaCAAAGTTTTTTCATCTCAAAACCTAAAAGACCTTAAGAATGCAGCTATTAAAGCTGGGTTGACTGAAGATGAAGTTAAAGCTTTCCTCATTTATACCTGCGGAGTTTTTAGTAATGCTGGAAATTAcaag ggATTTGGGGATTCAAAATTTGTTCCAAGTATTTCTGAGGAAACACTAGAAAAACTTCTTGAAGCGAGTTCTGCCTGGCCTCAAATTAAAGCACTGTGGTCTAAATTAAAGGGGCCTATGTATGATCTTAGCTCAGGAAAAACCTGTTTAGGTTATTCTCCTCATGGGTGTACGACTTATATGTCGCAAAATTGCATCCCAGAAGATAACCAGCGAGTGCAAGATTGGATGAAAACACAGCAAATAGAAGGTTACAATACACGTTTATTCAAAACTGTATCTGAAGATGGAAAG ATTGATTATGAAATTCGTTTAGCTTCAAAAGAGGAAGGTGAGCTGAAGAGTGAAACTTTTGGGAATATGACATTTCGACTGACCAAAGGTGATTATTCACCACTGATTGGACGAGTTGCTGCGTCATTAGAACATGCGGCAAAGCATGCAGCAAATTCTGTTCAGGCCAACATGTTGAATTCTTATGCCCAATCTTTTATTACTGGCTCACTCAACCTTCATAAAGATGGTTCACGCTATTGGATTAAAGATAAGGGACCAGCTGTAGAAACTTACATAGGTTTCATAGAAACCTACCGAGACCCAGCAGGAGTTAGAGGCGAATTTGAAGGGTTTGTGGCTATTGTTAACAGAGCTATGTCTGCAAAGTTTACAACTCTAGTTTCACAAGCTGAAGACTTTTTACCTTTATTACCTTGGTGTAAAGGATTTGAGAAAGATAAATTCCTAAGACCGGACTTTACTTCACTTGATGTTTTAAGTTTTGCCTCAAGTGGAATTCCAGCAGGAATCAACATTCCAAATT ATGATGACATACGACAGAGTGAAGGTTTCAAAAATGTCTCGCTGGGAAATGTGATACCGGCAAGTTATCAAATGTCCGTGACACCCTTCCTAAGCAAATCAGACGCCGAGCTAATACAGAAGTGGCGAGTGGCTTCTTTCGAACTGCAG GTGGGTTTGCACGAACTGCTGGGTCACGGATCCGGAAAATTGCTGCACCGTGCGGCCGACGGAAAACTGAATTATCCCAGTACTTTGCTAGACCCCCTAACCGGAAAACCACCCGCTAGCTGTTACGAACCAGGCGATACCTATGATTCACGTTTTGGACCTTTGAGTTCGTCTTACGAAGAATGTCGCGCCGAAGCTGTCGGTCTTTATCTCAGTTTGGAACCGGCCGTGTTGAAGATCTTCGGTCACGAAGGTAAACAAGCCGAAGACGTTCTCTACGTGAACTGGTTGTCGTTGGTTTGGAACGGAATCGGTAGAGCGTTAGAAACTTGGGACCCTAAGCGCGGGTGGCTTCAAGCTCACGCTCAG gCGAGATACGTTTTGGCCAAGGTTTTGCTTCAAGCAGGAGTCGCCAGTGTAACTCAGCCCAAGGAAGGTGATTTACTGGTGACCTTGGATCGATCCGCATTAAGAGGCGCCGGAAGAGCCGCACTCGGTAACTTCCTGTTGCAGTTGCAAGTGTACAAGGCAACGGCCAATGTCGAGGCTGCGCAACGGCTGTATCAGCATTATTCCGAAGTTACTGAGCCGTGGGTCAGTTGGAGAGCAATTGTGTTGGCTAATAAACAGCCCAGGAAAATATTTACTCAAGCTAATACTGTGTTGGTCGGCTCGAAAGTCGAGTTGAAAACTTACGAAGAGTCACCAGAGGGGATGATTCAGTCTTGGGTCGAACGTTTCCCCAAACCTGAACCGCTCTACGAAGCTATTTTAGATTTAAGTGCCTCTGATGAGCaccattttatttaa
- the LOC138123211 gene encoding UDP-glycosyltransferase UGT5-like: MILRRFFIFCLINKFISGANILAITTLLSPSHHLFNDVYLFELAKRGHNVTLLGHDEDKHNHPNYTHIIMEGVYEKLKDHFDPMKMKDLSHWETINLLWSFSEITCILDYETEGLRKITRYPDDFKFDLIIWDSTGGQCLFPLVEKFGRPPMIAINPFINQPNTFKNIWQSYIPFMTLAYTDHMSLWQRLESAFLNTLTEVSRIMFFLPRQLELATMYFGRFNLNIEEIERDVSLMLSNHNPVFNYVEALPPNVIPVGGLHIQPKTLPKDLQNILDMSKSGVILFSFGSNIRSKDIGENKIRAIVKTLSKLAQTVIWKFEEDNLPGLSKNVHIRKWLPQNDVLGHANTVLFITHGGLLSAHEAVYNAVPVIGVPFNLDQLQNVANYVKKGIGAKIDFNDITEENLYNVIQSVLNNKSYKENVKKLSVLYKDQQDKPLETAVYWTEYILRHKTAQHLNLATRDMNFLQIANLDIILICLLSVFLLLGVTVTCMCCLILKRVSKQTVTEKIKTS; this comes from the exons ATGATACTTCGAAGGTTCTTTATATTTTgtctaataaacaaatttattagCGGTGCTAATATTTTGGCCATCACGACTCTTCTTTCTCCAAGTCATCACCTCTTCAATGATGTGTATTTATTTGAACTGGCAAAAAGGGGTCACAACGTTACTCTTCTGGGGCACGATGAAGACAAACATAACCATCCCAATTACACACATATTATTATGGAAG GAGtgtatgaaaaattaaaagatcaCTTTGACCCAATGAAAATGAAGGATTTGTCTCACTGGGAAACTATAAACCTATTGTGGTCATTTTCAGAAATTACTTGCATTTTAGATTATGAGACAGAAGGATTACGGAAAATAACGCGGTACCCAGACGActttaaatttgatttgattattTGGGATTCTACTGGAGGCCAGTGTTTGTTTCCTTTGGTCGAAAAATTTGGGCGACCTCCCATGATCGCAATAAACCCATTCATAAATCAACCAAATACTTTCAAAAACATCTGGCAGAGTTATATACCGTTTATGACACTTGCATATACGGATCACATGTCTCTGTGGCAAAGGCTAGAAAGTGCATTCCTTAATACACTTACTGAAGTGTCTAGAATCATGTTTTTTCTTCCGCGACAATTAGAATTAGCGACAATGTACTTTGGACGattcaatttaaatattgaagAGATCGAAAGAGATGTTAGCTTGATGCTATCTAATCATAATCCCGTCTTTAATTATGTCGAAGCATTACCTCCTAATGTTATACCAGTCGGTGGTCTACATATTCAACCAAAAACTTTACCAAAG GATTTGCAAAATATTCTAGATATGTCTAAATCTGGTGTAATATTATTTTCGTTCGGGTCAAATATAAGATCAAAAGATATAGGCGAGAACAAGATCAGAGCAATCGTTAAAACTTTGTCGAAGTTAGCACAAACTGTCATCTGGAAATTTGAGGAAGATAATTTACCTGGTCTTTCGAAAAATGTTCATATTCGTAAATGGTTACCACAAAATGATGTTCTTg GTCATGCAAATACTGTTCTTTTCATAACACATGGAGGTTTGTTAAGTGCACATGAAGCAGTATACAATGCAGTACCAGTGATTGGGGTTCCATTCAATTTGGATCAGTTGCAAAATGTCGCAAACTATGTTAAAAAAGGAATCGGTGCCAAGATTGATTTTAATGATATTACAGAAGAGAATTTGTACAACGTTATACAGAGTGTGTTAAATAATAAGTC TTATAAagaaaacgttaaaaaattgtcagtaTTGTATAAAGACCAGCAGGATAAACCTTTGGAGACCGCTGTTTACTGGACCGAATACATTTTAAGACACAAAACCGCACAACATTTGAATCTAGCTACAAGAGACATGAATTTTCTACAAATTGCTAATCTGGATATCATTTTAATTTGCCTTCTTTCAGTATTCTTACTTTTAGGTGTTACTGTTACTTGCAtgtgttgtttaattttgaaacGTGTTAGTAAACAAACGGTTACCGAAAAGATTAAAACTTCATAG
- the LOC138123134 gene encoding WD repeat-containing protein 20, producing the protein MCVNCRIRCRMSSRILAPKMARADTLCSQSLLEAGERPLERPLGGEPGDVKTQFVTREGTYRLMTLSEYSRPNRVGYQTQGQTPPQVRVSLVTLPDQGERICFNHGRELYVYVYKGIKKAADLSKPLEKKVYKGTNPTCHDFNVASASNESVSLLIGFSTGQIQLIDPIKKELNKLFNEERLIDKSRVTCLRWVPGSRSLFLAAHASGQLYVYNEELPCGSAAPHYQPFKAGEGFSVSTCKTKSTRNPLFRWLLGTGSAINELAFSPNGSQLAIVSQDGLLRVFQYDSMELLGTARSYFGGLLCVAWSGDGRLIAVGGEDDLVTVYSMEQKRVIGRAQGHRSWVASVAFDWFLEAESCYRLGSVGHDTQLCLWELPEDALTPSKPRVKRRSDPLQLVGTPACPRLDECPVLEPLVCKKIAHERLTALVFRPDCIITACQDGYVYTWARPPS; encoded by the coding sequence ATGTGCGTTAATTGTAGAATTCGTTGTAGAATGTCTTCACGCATACTGGCCCCCAAAATGGCAAGAGCAGATACACTATGCAGTCAGTCACTTTTGGAAGCTGGAGAACGACCGTTGGAAAGACCACTGGGAGGAGAGCCTGGTGATGTAAAAACTCAGTTTGTAACTCGTGAAGGAACATACCGTCTGATGACTCTAAGTGAATATTCAAGACCTAATAGAGTAGGCTATCAAACTCAGGGACAGACCCCACCGCAAGTACGTGTTTCCCTCGTGACTCTTCCAGATCAGGGTGAAAGAATTTGTTTCAATCATGGTCGAGAACTTTATGTTTACGTATATAAAGGTATCAAGAAAGCTGCTGACTTGAGTAAGCCTTTAGAGAAAAAAGTGTATAAAGGAACCAATCCTACTTGTCATGATTTCAATGTAGCCTCAGCATCTAACGAAAGTGTTAGTCTCTTAATTGGTTTTAGCACTGGACAAATTCAGTTAATTGATCCCATTAAGAAAGAATTAAATAAGTTATTTAATGAAGAAAGGCTAATTGATAAAAGTAGAGTGACCTGTTTGAGATGGGTACCTGGAAGCCGTTCGTTGTTTTTAGCTGCACACGCTTCTGGTCAGTTGTACGTTTATAATGAAGAATTGCCGTGTGGCTCAGCAGCTCCACATTACCAACCCTTCAAGGCAGGAGAAGGTTTTAGTGTTAGCACCTGTAAAACAAAATCAACGCGTAATCCCTTATTCCGATGGCTGTTAGGCACGGGTAGTGCAATCAACGAACTAGCCTTCAGTCCCAATGGTTCACAGTTAGCCATCGTGTCTCAAGATGGCCTGCTGAGAGTATTTCAGTATGACAGTATGGAACTTTTAGGAACCGCACGATCATATTTCGGTGGTTTGTTGTGCGTGGCGTGGTCTGGCGACGGTCGACTAATTGCAGTTGGAGGAGAAGATGATCTCGTCACTGTCTATTCAATGGAACAAAAGCGCGTGATTGGGCGAGCCCAAGGACACAGATCTTGGGTAGCATCCGTCGCTTTTGATTGGTTCCTGGAAGCCGAGTCGTGCTACAGACTGGGTTCTGTAGGCCACGACACACAACTGTGTCTGTGGGAACTGCCTGAAGACGCTTTGACACCGTCGAAACCTAGAGTGAAACGGAGATCTGATCCTCTACAGCTCGTTGGAACACCGGCGTGTCCTCGATTAGACGAGTGTCCAGTGTTGGAACCTttagtttgtaaaaaaattgctcACGAGAGGTTGACAGCGCTAGTTTTTCGACCTGATTGCATTATAACGGCGTGCCAAGATGGATACGTTTACACATGGGCACGACCCCCTTCCTGA